In Planctomycetaceae bacterium, a single window of DNA contains:
- a CDS encoding BatA domain-containing protein, translating into MFDLLTPIFATAGIVAAAVPFVLHMLRRTPSRKLPFSLVRFLKPSLPKMTKRSTIEHWPLMLLRILALILIGLAFSRPFQRVAVEGTLDATSARRVAVLVDVSASMRRDGLREQAIQHLRDVVAGLSESDVFSLSAFSQTTRTLISSGEWSQTEVSARAALIEEAVEAIEPDWLGTHTGAALLNAAAEVSQEEASGPRLSERRVVLITDFQRGSGLEELQSAGWPDAVHVDLKVVRPEVPGNAGISLLPEDRDGQPRILLSNSIDSVVTDFAMQPFDREGNPVGKPIRASVAAGQRHSVVMPVSDDKATAVIAGVELLQDKHPFDNVVDLPVIENPLLKVAHVGSVDSNDPAEMKYYLQRAIDGNESEPFELIDAAQADGVLLPVASDVRLIVVTDVLPKGLLPSVSDCLNRGGTVLVALKSTEVASSVSSLLPDFPAVSESSTKDYAMLGQIEFDSSLFAAFSEARFSDFSSIRFWHHRIIPLPQIESRENGPWRVIAKFDSGDPAIVETSLDGGGRIIIFTAGWHPDDSQWALSTRFAPMITSLVRQSYPRSTGQMVFSTGDAIIPGHLTGSNEWSLQLPDDSVITSESLRKLAESRQTQPISIREDGSSPTATRGSDSEEFPYRFETPGRYLLSSSGDKSNATGRDSTAPERASEVISMIVGLPLTESRTDPLPLGQLQALGLEADASDGTLLSAGDTANDEFDPVAASQLTSSELESRQKLWRWLLLAGLGCLMLESLVSGGIERRQSVEATA; encoded by the coding sequence ATGTTCGATCTTCTGACACCCATCTTCGCAACCGCAGGGATCGTCGCCGCCGCTGTACCATTCGTCCTGCATATGCTCAGGCGGACGCCCTCGCGGAAATTACCCTTTAGTCTGGTACGTTTCCTGAAGCCGTCCCTGCCGAAAATGACCAAACGGTCGACGATCGAACACTGGCCGTTGATGCTGCTTCGAATCCTGGCGCTTATCCTGATCGGACTGGCTTTCTCCCGACCGTTTCAAAGGGTTGCGGTTGAAGGCACACTGGACGCAACATCCGCCAGACGTGTTGCCGTGCTGGTGGATGTCAGTGCCAGTATGCGGCGGGATGGACTTCGCGAACAGGCCATCCAGCATCTGCGTGATGTTGTGGCGGGTCTGAGCGAATCTGATGTCTTCAGCCTGTCGGCATTCAGCCAGACAACACGCACGCTGATTTCGTCAGGCGAATGGAGCCAAACCGAAGTCAGTGCGCGAGCCGCGTTAATTGAAGAAGCTGTCGAGGCCATTGAGCCAGACTGGCTGGGCACTCACACCGGCGCTGCCCTGTTGAATGCAGCAGCAGAAGTTTCGCAGGAAGAGGCATCCGGCCCGCGTCTGTCAGAACGTCGCGTTGTGCTGATCACCGATTTCCAGCGAGGCAGTGGTCTGGAAGAACTTCAATCTGCCGGATGGCCCGACGCCGTGCACGTCGATCTCAAAGTTGTGCGCCCGGAAGTGCCTGGAAACGCGGGAATCAGCCTTCTGCCAGAAGATCGCGATGGCCAGCCGCGGATTCTTCTCAGCAACTCAATCGATTCCGTGGTAACCGATTTCGCGATGCAACCGTTTGATCGAGAGGGAAACCCTGTCGGGAAACCGATCAGGGCCAGTGTTGCCGCCGGTCAGCGCCACTCGGTCGTTATGCCGGTCAGCGATGACAAAGCCACCGCCGTGATTGCCGGAGTAGAACTGCTGCAGGACAAGCATCCATTCGATAATGTTGTCGATTTACCTGTGATCGAAAACCCGTTACTGAAGGTCGCCCACGTCGGTTCGGTGGACAGCAATGACCCCGCAGAAATGAAGTACTACCTTCAGCGTGCGATTGATGGTAATGAAAGTGAACCTTTTGAACTGATTGACGCGGCTCAGGCCGATGGTGTCCTGTTGCCGGTCGCCAGCGATGTTCGGTTGATTGTCGTCACGGATGTCTTGCCGAAAGGCCTTTTGCCGTCTGTCTCAGACTGCCTGAATCGTGGTGGAACAGTCCTGGTTGCATTGAAATCAACAGAAGTCGCTTCCTCTGTCAGTTCACTTCTTCCCGACTTTCCGGCGGTATCAGAATCGTCAACAAAAGACTACGCGATGCTCGGACAGATTGAATTTGACAGCTCGCTGTTCGCAGCGTTTTCAGAAGCACGATTCAGCGATTTTTCATCCATTCGATTCTGGCATCATCGCATCATTCCGCTTCCGCAGATCGAATCGCGGGAGAATGGTCCCTGGCGAGTGATTGCAAAATTCGATTCCGGCGACCCCGCGATTGTCGAAACGTCTCTGGATGGTGGCGGTCGAATTATCATTTTTACTGCCGGGTGGCATCCGGATGACAGCCAGTGGGCGTTGTCTACGCGATTCGCTCCCATGATCACCAGCCTGGTTCGACAGTCATACCCCCGCAGCACCGGTCAGATGGTGTTCTCAACCGGAGATGCCATTATTCCCGGCCATCTGACAGGATCAAACGAATGGTCGCTTCAATTGCCCGATGATTCCGTCATCACGTCTGAGAGTCTCAGGAAGCTGGCCGAATCCCGTCAGACGCAGCCCATTTCAATCCGTGAAGACGGATCCTCGCCAACTGCCACTCGGGGGTCTGACTCGGAAGAATTCCCTTACCGATTTGAAACACCGGGCCGCTACCTGCTGAGTTCTTCCGGGGACAAATCGAATGCCACTGGCAGAGATTCAACAGCGCCGGAAAGAGCCAGCGAGGTGATCTCGATGATCGTAGGCTTGCCTCTCACAGAATCACGAACCGATCCATTGCCACTCGGTCAGCTTCAGGCGCTGGGACTGGAGGCCGATGCTTCCGACGGAACGCTGCTGTCTGCGGGTGATACGGCCAACGACGAATTCGATCCGGTGGCTGCGTCGCAATTAACTTCGAGCGAACTGGAATCACGACAGAAACTGTGGCGCTGGCTGCTTCTGGCAGGGCTCGGTTGCCTGATGCTGGAAAGTCTGGTGTCCGGTGGAATTGAACGTCGTCAAAGCGTGGAGGCAACGGCATGA